GGCCGACCGCTCCAACACGACAAGCCTGATCAACCGCCTGATCGCCCGAGGCCTGATCGAGCGCGTCGCGGGCGCCGAGGCCGGCCTGCGGGACGGTCGCACCCGGGTGGTCAGCCTCACCCCGGCGGGCCTGGACCTGCGCGCGCGGCTGATGGCCCGCACCGCGGTGGACAGCCCGCTGCTCGGCGACCTGTCCCCGGACGAACTCGTCACCTTACGTGACCTGCTGGCCCGCATCGACTGGGCCGCCGCGGGTCAGGTGATCACCCCGATCAGCGGCTGAGGCCTGTCCTGCCGATCAGGCGAGTGCGAGGCGAGGCCCGGGTGGTGCCGGATGCCGTCCGGCGCCCCGCTTGAACGGCAGGACAGGCCATGGCTCGTGGCCGTCATCGGGGTAGCCAGCGCCAGTTGAGCTCGGCCGTGGTCGGGGGCGGGCCGGGCAGTGCTCCGTCCGCGCGCAAGCCGTCGAGCAGCATCGTCAGGCAGCGGTCGCGCAGCTCAGCGGTGCGTTCGCGGTCCGGGACGCGGACCGCCGCGCACATCTCCAGCAGCAGTGTCACGTCGGCGGCGTCGACGCCCGGGCGCAGGTGTGGCCGGGCCCGCTCGATCAGGCCGGTGGCGAGCCCGGAGGCCACCCTCGCGTCCTCGTCCATCTGCGCGGTCGGGGTGAACGTGCCGGCCAGATGCACTGTCAGCGAGTGCACGTCGGCCCGCACGACGCCGTGCAGGAACGTGGTGAACGCGGCCCAGTCGTCCGGCTCCTGCCCGGCCCGCTCCGCCTCGGCGATGAACGTCCTCAGTCCGTCGTGGCACAGCGTGCGGAGCAGATCCTCCTTGCTCGGATAGCGCCGGTAGAGCGCGCCGATGCCGACCTTGGCCCGCTCGGCGACCGCGGCGACCGGCGCCCGCGGATCGGCCAGGAAGATCTCGCGGGCCGCGACCAGGATCGCCTCGTTGTTGC
Above is a genomic segment from Actinoplanes ianthinogenes containing:
- a CDS encoding MarR family winged helix-turn-helix transcriptional regulator — translated: MTVPADLVPLAYRLVERLTSHYTARLAELGLSRAEAKALLVLEPGGQLPVSVVAERLWADRSNTTSLINRLIARGLIERVAGAEAGLRDGRTRVVSLTPAGLDLRARLMARTAVDSPLLGDLSPDELVTLRDLLARIDWAAAGQVITPISG
- a CDS encoding TetR/AcrR family transcriptional regulator; amino-acid sequence: MRRSGRGEQAVRNNEAILVAAREIFLADPRAPVAAVAERAKVGIGALYRRYPSKEDLLRTLCHDGLRTFIAEAERAGQEPDDWAAFTTFLHGVVRADVHSLTVHLAGTFTPTAQMDEDARVASGLATGLIERARPHLRPGVDAADVTLLLEMCAAVRVPDRERTAELRDRCLTMLLDGLRADGALPGPPPTTAELNWRWLPR